The DNA segment CGGAGAAGATCTTGGACTGGGTCGCGAGCTGGGTGTGGATCTCGAGACCGATGACGGTTTCCCACTGCATGGTCGGTCCTGTTCGATGGATGTCGATTCGATCCGCGATGTTACAGGCGAGTCAGGATTACGGCCAGTTTTCGGCAGATCCGGGCCGCCCCAGAGGAGCGACCGAGCGAACGCGGGAAATCTACTGACTGGTGCCGCCGACGGTCAGGCCGTCGATGCGCAGCGTAGGCTGACCGACGCCGACCGGGACGCTCTGGCCTTCCTTGCCGCAGGTGCCGACGCCTTCGTCGAGCTTGAGGTCGTTGCCGATCAGGCTGACGCGGGTGAGTACGTCCGGGCCGTTGCCGATGAGGGTGGCGCCCTTGACCGGACGGGTGATCCGGCCCTTTTCGATCAGATAGGCTTCACTCGCGGAGAACACGAACTTGCCCGAGGTGATGTCGACCTGACCGCCGCCGAAGTTGACGGCATAGAGTCCCTTGTCGACCGAGGCGATGATCTCCTCCGGATCGCGCTCGCCGGCGAGCATGTAGGTGTTGGTCATGCGCGGCATCGGCAGATGGGCATAGGACTCGCGCCGGCCGTTGCCGGTCGGCGTGGTGCCGGTGAGCCGGGCGTTGAGCTTGTCCTGCATGTAGCCGCGCAGGATGCCGTCCTCGATCAGCACGGTGTTCTGGGTCGGGGTGCCTTCGTCGTCGAGATTGAGCGAACCGCGCCGTCCCGGCAGCGTGCCGTCGTCGACCACGGTAACACCCTTCGCGGCGACCCGCTGCCCGAGGCGTCCGGCAAAGGCCGAACTGCCCTTGCGGTTGAAGTCGCCCTCCAGACCATGACCGACGGCCTCGTGCAAGAGCACGCCGGGCCAGCCCGAACCGAGCACCACGGTCATGGTCCCGGCCGGGGCTTCGACGGCATCGAGATTGACCAGCGCCAGCCGCACCGCCTCGCGCGCGAAGGCCAGCGCCCGATCCTCGACCAGGAAATAGCCGAGATCGGCCCGCGCCCCGCCGCCGCTCGATCCCTGCTCGCGCCGCCCGTCCTGCTCGGCGATGACGCTGACGTTCAGCCGCACCAGCGGACGCACGTCGGCGGCCAGGGTGCCGTCGTCGGCCAGCACCAGCACCGTGTCCTGCACCGCGACCAGACTGGCGATGACCTCGCGCACGCGCGGATCGGCGCGCCGGGCCTCGGCATCGACCCGTTGCAGCAGCGCGACCTTGTCGGCGTCCGGCAGACTGCCGATGGGATTGAGCGGTTCATAGAGCCGCCGGGCGATCGGCGGCTGACCGATGCGCACCCGCCCTTCCTGTCCGCCGCGGGCGATGGCCCGCGCCGCGGTCGCCGCCTCGATCAGCGCCGGGAGCTGCAACTCATCGGAATAGGCGAAGCCGGTCTTCTCGCCGCTGACGGCGCGCAGTCCGGCCCCCTGCTCGATGCTGAAGTTGCCGTCCTTGAGGATGCCGTCCTCCAGCACCCAGGATTGCAGCCGGCTGTACTGGAAATAGATGTCGGCCGCGTCCACCGCCGCGCTGGTCAGATGTCCGAGCAGACGGTCGAGTGCGGACTCGTCCAGTCCGGCCGGAGCGAGGATGCTGTCACGGGCGATGGCAATGGAATCAATCATGGGTTCGGAAGCGGGCGGACTCTT comes from the Allochromatium tepidum genome and includes:
- the tldD gene encoding metalloprotease TldD, yielding MIDSIAIARDSILAPAGLDESALDRLLGHLTSAAVDAADIYFQYSRLQSWVLEDGILKDGNFSIEQGAGLRAVSGEKTGFAYSDELQLPALIEAATAARAIARGGQEGRVRIGQPPIARRLYEPLNPIGSLPDADKVALLQRVDAEARRADPRVREVIASLVAVQDTVLVLADDGTLAADVRPLVRLNVSVIAEQDGRREQGSSGGGARADLGYFLVEDRALAFAREAVRLALVNLDAVEAPAGTMTVVLGSGWPGVLLHEAVGHGLEGDFNRKGSSAFAGRLGQRVAAKGVTVVDDGTLPGRRGSLNLDDEGTPTQNTVLIEDGILRGYMQDKLNARLTGTTPTGNGRRESYAHLPMPRMTNTYMLAGERDPEEIIASVDKGLYAVNFGGGQVDITSGKFVFSASEAYLIEKGRITRPVKGATLIGNGPDVLTRVSLIGNDLKLDEGVGTCGKEGQSVPVGVGQPTLRIDGLTVGGTSQ